A window of Armatimonadota bacterium contains these coding sequences:
- the murG gene encoding undecaprenyldiphospho-muramoylpentapeptide beta-N-acetylglucosaminyltransferase, with protein sequence MIRPQARPRARAGPLRVVLAGGGTGGHIYPLVAVAEAATGAAEFLFVGGGAMEAHLVPPTGIRFEAVPVGAVVGRRPDRAAASLLRTAVGVWKAIGLLRRFGAQVVVSTGGYAGYPTARAAGYAGVPLVLIEPNAVPGLANRALGRRAQRVCVAFAHTASAFPDNALWTGAPVRASLRSGDAQRARQFYGLEAGRRTVLVIGGSQGAASVNRATRRAVEILWERGDLQILHQTGTARAGLAEQSAAPLQVSERRPASSDRGLLYRQVEYLDPIADAYALADLVVARAGAVTCAELTALGLAAVLVPLPHSAGHQVHNARALEDAGAAVVLPDPQLTGERLAGVISELLADDGRLARMREASRASGRPDAAFRIWDAIRAVAQRGNSGG encoded by the coding sequence GTGATCCGGCCGCAGGCACGGCCCAGGGCGCGGGCCGGGCCGTTGCGGGTGGTGCTGGCCGGCGGGGGAACCGGCGGCCACATCTATCCGTTGGTCGCCGTGGCAGAGGCTGCGACAGGTGCGGCGGAGTTCTTGTTCGTCGGCGGAGGGGCGATGGAGGCACATCTGGTGCCCCCTACGGGCATCCGGTTCGAAGCGGTCCCGGTGGGTGCAGTGGTGGGCAGGCGTCCGGACCGCGCGGCCGCATCCTTGCTGCGCACGGCCGTCGGCGTGTGGAAGGCGATCGGGCTGTTGCGGCGCTTCGGCGCGCAGGTCGTGGTCTCGACGGGGGGCTACGCGGGGTATCCGACCGCGCGCGCTGCGGGCTATGCGGGTGTGCCGCTGGTCCTGATCGAGCCCAATGCCGTCCCGGGGCTGGCGAACCGAGCGTTGGGACGCCGTGCGCAGCGCGTGTGCGTGGCCTTCGCGCACACCGCATCGGCGTTTCCCGACAACGCGCTGTGGACAGGCGCCCCGGTGCGCGCGTCGCTGAGGTCGGGTGACGCGCAGCGCGCCAGGCAGTTCTACGGCCTGGAGGCGGGCCGCCGTACGGTGCTGGTCATCGGCGGCAGCCAGGGTGCCGCTTCGGTCAACCGCGCGACGCGTCGGGCGGTTGAGATCCTTTGGGAGCGGGGCGATCTGCAGATCCTCCACCAGACGGGCACCGCGCGGGCCGGTCTCGCGGAGCAGAGCGCAGCGCCGCTGCAGGTGTCCGAACGCCGGCCGGCGTCCAGCGACCGTGGCCTGCTGTACCGCCAGGTCGAATACCTGGACCCGATCGCTGACGCGTACGCCCTGGCCGATCTGGTCGTCGCGCGCGCGGGCGCCGTGACCTGCGCGGAGCTCACCGCCCTCGGGCTGGCGGCGGTGCTGGTCCCCCTGCCCCACTCCGCCGGGCACCAGGTCCACAACGCGCGGGCATTGGAAGACGCCGGTGCGGCGGTCGTGCTCCCAGACCCCCAACTGACGGGCGAGCGACTGGCCGGTGTGATCTCGGAGCTGCTGGCCGACGACGGCAGGCTGGCGCGCATGCGGGAGGCGAGCCGTGCGTCGGGCCGGCCGGATGCCGCATTCCGGATTTGGGACGCAATCCGGGCGGTGGCCCAGCGCGGCAACTCCGGAGGCTGA
- the murC gene encoding UDP-N-acetylmuramate--L-alanine ligase — translation MEADLTRSAKTPTAAAGHLHFVGMGGAGMCALAEVLLRRGRAVSGCDVRDSGVLQRLRDLGARVWVGHDRDHLEGCAGVIASRAVSPDTAEIAAAREAGLPVWHRAQMLAEILAGERLSVGVVGTHGKTTTAALLSAALTGAGHDPTALVGAEVREFGSHARVGSGPAVAEVDESDGSLVFVRVHSTILTSLDLTDHADHYGDVGALLSTFRRFLAGLDPGGFALLCADHPNVLRLREAVPCRAMTYGLDRGEFSARVIERTGVRSRFAFLAGGRELGEVRLRLPGRHNITNAVAALAAGLHIGAGFAPMAQALGCFRGVRRRFDVHCEAPLVVDDYAHNPVKVRSFLRGLREGWPEARIVAVFQPHRYSRTRTTHAQYARAFDDADELIVTEIYPADEAPLPGVSGRLIVDAVAPHRPVRWIPEIEDVPAAILPTLRPGDVVATMGAGDIWKVAEWIASGLRSRG, via the coding sequence GTGGAAGCTGACCTGACGCGGAGTGCCAAGACCCCCACAGCGGCCGCCGGCCACCTGCACTTCGTCGGGATGGGCGGCGCGGGCATGTGCGCCCTTGCCGAGGTGCTGCTGCGCCGGGGTAGGGCCGTCAGCGGGTGCGACGTCCGCGACTCGGGTGTGCTGCAACGGCTGCGGGATCTGGGTGCGCGCGTGTGGGTGGGCCACGACCGCGACCACCTGGAAGGCTGCGCGGGGGTCATTGCCTCCCGCGCCGTCTCCCCGGACACCGCGGAGATCGCCGCCGCGCGCGAGGCGGGGCTGCCGGTCTGGCACCGCGCCCAGATGCTCGCTGAGATCCTCGCGGGGGAACGTCTGTCGGTAGGCGTCGTCGGCACGCACGGCAAGACGACCACCGCCGCCTTGCTGTCCGCCGCGCTCACCGGCGCGGGTCACGACCCGACCGCGCTGGTGGGTGCCGAGGTCCGCGAGTTCGGCAGCCACGCGCGCGTGGGCTCCGGTCCGGCGGTGGCGGAGGTCGACGAGAGCGACGGATCGCTGGTCTTCGTGCGCGTCCACTCGACCATCCTGACGAGCCTCGATCTGACCGACCACGCCGACCACTATGGAGACGTGGGAGCGCTGCTGTCCACGTTCCGCCGATTCCTCGCTGGCCTGGACCCCGGCGGCTTCGCTCTGTTGTGCGCAGACCATCCCAACGTGCTGCGGCTGCGCGAGGCCGTGCCGTGCCGGGCGATGACGTACGGGCTGGACCGGGGGGAGTTCAGCGCGCGCGTGATCGAACGGACGGGCGTCCGGTCGCGGTTCGCCTTCCTGGCCGGAGGCCGCGAGCTGGGAGAGGTGCGCCTGCGCCTGCCCGGACGGCACAACATCACCAATGCGGTGGCGGCCCTGGCCGCCGGGCTGCACATCGGCGCGGGCTTCGCTCCGATGGCCCAAGCCCTCGGGTGCTTTCGGGGCGTGCGCCGCCGGTTCGATGTCCACTGCGAAGCACCCCTGGTGGTCGACGACTACGCGCACAACCCCGTCAAGGTGCGGTCGTTTTTGCGGGGCCTGCGCGAGGGCTGGCCGGAGGCCCGCATCGTCGCCGTGTTCCAGCCGCACCGCTATTCCCGTACCCGGACGACCCACGCGCAGTACGCGCGGGCCTTCGATGACGCCGACGAGCTCATCGTCACCGAGATCTACCCGGCCGACGAGGCTCCGTTGCCGGGCGTGAGCGGCCGCCTGATCGTCGACGCCGTGGCGCCGCACCGCCCCGTACGGTGGATCCCCGAAATCGAAGACGTCCCGGCGGCGATCCTCCCCACGCTGCGTCCGGGCGACGTCGTGGCAACCATGGGTGCGGGCGACATCTGGAAGGTGGCCGAGTGGATCGCGAGCGGGCTCCGCTCACGGGGTTAG
- the murB gene encoding UDP-N-acetylmuramate dehydrogenase, producing the protein MAEASVRALREACRDVRLGEVLARHVSFRIGGPADVLVVPRSLDELRTVLRVLYATQEPFVVLGRGSNVLVSDRGVRGVVVKVGHGVDRVRWDGVRVVAEAGTGLPRLALRAADRGLAGLEFAAGIPASVGGAAAMNAGAHGHSMEEVIRSVRVFGPNGERTWTSAEMEFAYRTSRLQRDRAVALEVELELRPDDAASVRSRMEAWLRQRAATQPIGPPSSGCIFRNPPGDAAGRLIDLAGAKGMASGGVRVSEVHANYMVNAGGGRAEDVLRLVGRVRERVRSQFGVELELEVKLVGDFGD; encoded by the coding sequence GTGGCGGAGGCGTCCGTCCGAGCGCTGCGCGAGGCCTGCCGCGACGTGCGGCTCGGGGAGGTGCTGGCACGGCACGTCTCCTTCCGGATCGGGGGTCCGGCCGACGTGCTCGTCGTGCCCCGGTCCCTGGACGAACTCCGCACCGTCCTACGCGTGCTGTACGCGACGCAGGAGCCCTTCGTGGTCCTCGGCCGGGGATCCAACGTGCTGGTCTCCGACCGCGGTGTGCGCGGCGTCGTGGTGAAGGTCGGACACGGAGTGGACCGCGTGCGCTGGGACGGGGTGCGCGTGGTTGCCGAAGCCGGCACCGGCCTGCCGCGCCTGGCGCTCCGTGCGGCCGACCGCGGGCTCGCCGGATTGGAGTTCGCCGCCGGCATCCCCGCGTCCGTCGGTGGGGCTGCAGCGATGAACGCCGGCGCCCACGGGCACAGCATGGAAGAGGTGATCCGTTCGGTCCGCGTCTTCGGACCGAACGGAGAACGCACCTGGACGTCCGCCGAGATGGAGTTCGCCTATCGGACCAGCCGGCTGCAGCGTGACCGTGCGGTTGCGCTCGAGGTCGAACTGGAACTCCGGCCGGACGATGCTGCCTCGGTCCGGTCGCGCATGGAGGCGTGGTTGCGGCAGCGCGCCGCGACGCAGCCGATCGGCCCGCCGTCTTCCGGTTGCATCTTCCGCAACCCGCCCGGCGACGCCGCCGGCCGCCTGATCGATCTGGCCGGCGCCAAGGGCATGGCCTCGGGTGGCGTGCGCGTGTCTGAGGTGCACGCCAACTACATGGTCAATGCGGGCGGGGGGCGTGCGGAGGACGTCCTGCGCCTGGTGGGCCGGGTCCGGGAGAGGGTGAGATCGCAGTTCGGCGTCGAACTGGAGCTGGAGGTCAAGTTGGTGGGCGACTTCGGAGACTAG
- a CDS encoding FtsQ-type POTRA domain-containing protein, whose amino-acid sequence MRRSASAFDPSDARRDARLSALRAPRTFRTLRFAVAMCFVAAVFSLPASGAFTLREVTVAGNRTLSEAEVIRRSGLRPGRPLRAADAERAAAAVRSIPQVRSAAVHIAWPHRAVVTVTERSPLLALSGSGGVLVLDEGGVPFRRQAHPDGLVPLTVGLPLPWVRLGEPVPHRGVREVAAAFASLDAAQRSRISSMQIDVHGDLVVQTASGVTLRVGEPAELGGRMRLAEEILRALADRGIVARELDLRFGEKVVVRPEP is encoded by the coding sequence ATGCGACGCAGCGCAAGCGCTTTCGATCCGTCCGACGCCCGCCGCGACGCCCGACTGTCCGCGCTGCGTGCCCCGCGGACGTTCCGCACGCTGCGGTTTGCCGTCGCGATGTGTTTTGTAGCGGCGGTGTTTTCGTTGCCGGCCTCCGGTGCCTTCACGCTGCGGGAGGTCACGGTGGCCGGCAACCGGACGCTGTCCGAGGCCGAGGTGATCCGGCGCAGCGGGCTGCGGCCCGGCCGGCCTCTGCGGGCTGCGGACGCAGAGCGGGCGGCCGCGGCGGTGCGGTCGATCCCGCAGGTCCGCAGTGCCGCGGTCCACATCGCCTGGCCGCACCGCGCGGTCGTCACGGTCACGGAGAGGTCACCCCTGCTTGCCCTGAGCGGGTCGGGGGGCGTGCTGGTGCTGGACGAAGGCGGCGTGCCGTTCCGACGGCAGGCCCACCCGGACGGACTGGTGCCGTTGACGGTTGGCCTGCCGCTTCCGTGGGTCCGGCTCGGTGAGCCCGTGCCTCATCGCGGCGTCCGGGAGGTGGCCGCCGCGTTCGCTTCCCTCGATGCCGCACAGCGTTCGCGGATCTCGTCGATGCAGATCGACGTGCACGGCGACCTGGTCGTTCAGACGGCATCGGGGGTCACCTTGCGGGTGGGCGAACCCGCCGAGCTGGGCGGCAGGATGCGGTTGGCCGAGGAGATCCTTCGCGCGCTGGCCGACCGCGGGATCGTGGCCCGCGAACTGGACCTGCGGTTCGGCGAGAAGGTGGTGGTCCGACCGGAACCGTAA